The DNA segment TTTAGTAAGTATTTTTGAAAACCCAGAAAAAAAAGCCACAATAAACTTTGTGGCTTTTTTGTATTTCGTTTATTCATGTACTTTATTTCAATTTTCAAACAACTAGAGTTAACTAGCGTTAAGTAACACTTGCAATCATGCAAGACCACTATTGGAAAAATCTATAGGTTTTTTGCTATACTAGTACAAACTAATAAAGGAGGCGATTTTGCTGAATAGAGATATTTGGAAAAATCCAGTATTTACAATTTCATCGGCAGTGATCTTCGTGCTCGTTATTTTGGGTGCCACAATTCCTGCCAAATTTGATAGTGTAGCAAAATCACTATTTTCTATTACAACCGTCAATTTCGGTTGGTTTTATTTGTTGGCCGTCTTTATTATAATTATTTTTTTGATTGGCTTAGCTATTAGCAAATACGGAACAATTCGACTCGGAGGAGATGATGAACGACCAGAGTTTCCATTCTTCACATGGATTGCCATGCTGTTCTCCGCTGGTTTTGGTGTAGGTCTCGTGTTCTGGGGAGTTGCAGAGCCTATGAGTCATTTCTTCGCGTCACCACTTCCGGGTGCAGAAGCTCAGACGGAACAAGCAGCTCGTATCGCTATGGGCTATTCTTTCTTCCATTGGGGTGTTAGTCAGTGGTCCGTCTTTGCAATTGTCGGTTTAGTTATGGGCTTTTTACAATATCGAAAGAAACAGAACGGTCTCGTATCCACAGCTTTAGAACCTATAACAGGAACCAACAGTTCGGTGAAAGTCGGCATCGATTCATTTGCCGTAATAGCAACTGTAATGGGAATCGCAACTTCATTAGGACTTGGAATTCTTCAAATTAATGGCGGATTGGATGCTGTCTTTAATACGGGTACTTCGTTTTCCGTACAACTTATCATTATTCTTGTGATATTTGTTGCTTATATGATTTCATCCTCAACTGGATTAAATAAGGGAATTCGCTATCTCAGTAATCTCAATTTAGGAATCGCCCTGATACTAATGGCGTTTGTGTTTATTGCAGGACCTACAGTATTCATTCTTGAAACATTTACGTTGGCAATTGGTGATTACTTTACAAATTTCATTCAATACAGCCTAAGGTTACAACCTTATCAGCAAGGAACATGGGTCAGGGATTGGACAATTTTCTACTGGGCATGGGCGATTGCATGGTCTCCATTTGTTGGAGCATTCGTAGCCCGTGTTTCGAGAGGACGCACAATCCGTGAATTCATAGTTGGTGTCATAGTTATTCCTCCAGCTATTGCATGTCTTTGGATTGCAGTGTTCGGTGGTACAGCTTTGTGGAACGACTTGAACAAACAAACAGGGATTGCGGAGGCTGTTAATGCAGATTTAACTTCAGCTCTCTTTCAAACGTATATGCATTTGCCTTTAACCACGATATTGTCAGTGTTATCGATTATCTTAATTTTCACGTTCCTTGTCACCTCCGCTGACTCAGCAACTTATATTTTAGCAAGCATGACGACGAATGGGAGCCTCTTACCACCAATATTTGCAAAACTTGTTTGGGGCTTCTTGATGTCGGCAATTGCAGGTGTCCTGTTATTTGCGGGTGGACTAGAAGCACTCCAGACGGCATCTCTAATTTCTGCCTTGCCATTTACGGTGTTATTACTTTTGCTCATCATCTCAATTAGTAAACTGCTGAAGAAAGAACCAATCCCGATTCGGAAAGCAGATTTACGAAGATTTGAGCGTTTGCAAAAAGCTAGTAAGAAAAAAGAAGATAAATAGAAATAAAAAAGCCGATTCTTATAGAATCGGCTTTTTTTCATATTTTCACACTTCGTGGGAATGCTGAGTTTGTTGTATGTCAATTGAGCAATCTATTTAAAACACAATGGTTTTATTGCCATCTACGATGATACGATCCTCAAGATGCCATTTAACCGATCGTGCCAGCACACTGCGCTCGATGGAACGACCTATTTTTTTCATTCCGTCGATATTATCTCTATGATCAACGCGCATCGTATCTTGTTCAATGATTGGACCTTCATCTAAATCGTTCGTGACGTAATGAGAAGTTGCACCAATTAGCTTAACACCTCGTTGGTAAGCACGATCATACGGACGTGCGCCAACAAAGGCTGGTAAGAACGAATGATGGATGTTAATAATACGATTTGGGTTAGCTTCTACAAATGCAGGAGTCAATATTTGCATGTAACGAGCTAGGACAATCAATTCGACTGCATATGCTTCCAATAATTTCATTTGATGAGTCTCCACATCTTGGCGGTTTTCTCGACTTGCTGGAATATGTACGAATGGAATGTCAAAGCTCTCAACCAACTCTCTGGCATCCTCATGGTTGCTAATAACTAAAACGATATCCGTCATCAAGTCACCACTTTGCCATTCAAAGAGAAGCTCTCGAATACAGTGAAGCTCTTTAGATACAAAAATAGACATACGTTTCACATCTGATGGAAACGTCATTTTCCATTCCATCGAGAATTTCTCAGCAATCCCTAAAAATCTAGTTTTAATTTCTTCCTTTTGATCCGGGAGAGATGGACAATCAAATTCGATGCGTATAAAGAAGTTACCACTTTCATGATTAGTTGAATACTGGCTAGACTCTATAATATTCGCATTGTATTGAAATAAAAAGCGTGAAATAGACGCAATAATGCCCGGCTGATCAGGACAACGAATCAATAAACAACCTCGATTTTTTCGTTGTATCTTGTATTGCTGCAGTTGTGTATCAATGTCCCTCGTCATATGTTTCCTCCTTCAGGCTATTGCCCTTGTTAAAAAAGATTATTAGATACGATACTATGCGATTTAGATTCAGAATGATAGAGGGACAACGTATTTTTTTCGTTTCGTGTGTGGATATCTTTAATTCTTAGTAACTTATCTCTTATTCAGCAGTGTTTATCTGACATCCCTTAATATTTATCTGTAAATTCAAAAAAAAGCCTTTTCTCGAAGCTTTCTCAAGAAAAGGCTAATTAATATAAATTCCTACCAGATTAAATGATTACTAGATTTTATGCTTTTTGAAACTGTTCCGTTTCAGTTGAACCTTTTAAAGCAGTTGTAGATGATGTTCCACCTGAAATAACAAGTGAAACTTCGTCAAAGTAACCTGTTCCAACTTCACGTTGGTGACGAGTTGCTGTGTAGCCACTTTCTTCAGCAGCGAACTCAGCTTCTTGTAACTCAGAATAAGCAGCCATTCCTGATTCTTTGTAGCGTTTAGCAAGATCGAACATTCCGTAGTTAAGAACATGGAATCCTGCAAGTGTTACGAATTGGAATTTGTAACCCATTTGACCAAGTTGTTGTTGGAAAGTTGCAATCGTTTCTTGGTCCAATTTCTTTTTCCAGTTAAACGATGGTGAGCAATTGTATGCTAGAAGCTTGCCAGGGAATTTTGCGTGAATTGCATCAGCAAACTTTTGTGCTTCTTCAATACTTGGCTCAGATGTTTCACACCAGATAAGATCTGCATATGGTGCATACGCTAGGCCACGAGAGATTGCTTGATCAATACCATCATTTGTATGATAGAAACCTTCTGGCGTGCGTTCTCCTGTAATAAATTGGTGGTCATACGGATCAACATCACTTGTGATTAAATTAGCTGCATTTGCATCTGTACGAGCAATAATAATTGTTGGCACGCCCATAACGTCAGCCGCTAATCGTGCAGAAATCAAATTGCGTACCGCTGTTTGAGTAGGTAGTAATACCTTACCACCTAAGTGACCACATTTCTTTTCAGAAGATAACTGATCTTCTAAATGTACACCGCCAGCTCCTGCTTCAATCATCGATTTAGTTAGTTCAAACACGTTAAGTGTTCCACCAAAACCAGCTTCCATATCTGCTACGATTGGAGCGAACCAATACGTATCTCCATTACCTTCTGCTTGCTGAATTTGATCAGCACGTTGTAACGTTTGGTTAATTCTTTTTACTACCTGAGGTACACTATTGCTCGGATATAAGCTTTGGTCTGGATACATATGACCTGAAAGATTGGCATCTGCCGCTACTTGCCATCCACTTAAGTAAATAGCTTTTAAACCTGCTTTAACTTGTTGCATAGCTTGATTTCCTGTTAAAGCGCCAAGTGCATTTACATAGTCTTCTGTGTTTACTAGATCCCATAGTCGATTAGCACCTAAAGTTGCAAGTGTTTGTTCAACAACGATTGATCCTCTTAGCTTCACTACATCTTCAGCTGTGTATGGTCGTTCTACACCGTTCCAGCGATCTTGAGTCCAGCTCTCCGTTAATTGTTCAGCTTGTAATTTGCGATTTGTCATTTTTTATTCTCTCCCTTTATATGAATTTGTTATACTACATAATGATGCTATATGTTTTGTTATATAACAGCTAAGTCAAAAAAATTAATCTAGAAAGGCACAACACTGAATCGCTTCTTTGAAACTCGTGTAATCCTGTCCGCATGCACGACACATATTTACAGGTTCAGTTTCTTCTTTTCTAAAGATAACTACTTGCTTAACTTCTTGTGGCTCTATTGCCCATTCTCCTGAGGATGTTTTAACTAAGCTATGTGCTTCGTTCCCGTATACAAAAAGGGTACCCTCAAGTTCTTCATCCGTCTTGCCAGCCAAAACATTTTGATTAATCCACTTTTCAATCATTTCTCTACTTGGCTTTACGGCTTGTTGTAGTCTCATCTGAATTCCTCCATTTATTTATTGTTAATCTAATATATAACAGTAATTAATTATATGCAACTGTTTTATAACAGTTGCATATATTTTTTTTTTTTTATAACTAATCATTTTCTGCAGTTTA comes from the Paenisporosarcina antarctica genome and includes:
- the aceA gene encoding isocitrate lyase, encoding MTNRKLQAEQLTESWTQDRWNGVERPYTAEDVVKLRGSIVVEQTLATLGANRLWDLVNTEDYVNALGALTGNQAMQQVKAGLKAIYLSGWQVAADANLSGHMYPDQSLYPSNSVPQVVKRINQTLQRADQIQQAEGNGDTYWFAPIVADMEAGFGGTLNVFELTKSMIEAGAGGVHLEDQLSSEKKCGHLGGKVLLPTQTAVRNLISARLAADVMGVPTIIIARTDANAANLITSDVDPYDHQFITGERTPEGFYHTNDGIDQAISRGLAYAPYADLIWCETSEPSIEEAQKFADAIHAKFPGKLLAYNCSPSFNWKKKLDQETIATFQQQLGQMGYKFQFVTLAGFHVLNYGMFDLAKRYKESGMAAYSELQEAEFAAEESGYTATRHQREVGTGYFDEVSLVISGGTSSTTALKGSTETEQFQKA
- the purU gene encoding formyltetrahydrofolate deformylase is translated as MTRDIDTQLQQYKIQRKNRGCLLIRCPDQPGIIASISRFLFQYNANIIESSQYSTNHESGNFFIRIEFDCPSLPDQKEEIKTRFLGIAEKFSMEWKMTFPSDVKRMSIFVSKELHCIRELLFEWQSGDLMTDIVLVISNHEDARELVESFDIPFVHIPASRENRQDVETHQMKLLEAYAVELIVLARYMQILTPAFVEANPNRIINIHHSFLPAFVGARPYDRAYQRGVKLIGATSHYVTNDLDEGPIIEQDTMRVDHRDNIDGMKKIGRSIERSVLARSVKWHLEDRIIVDGNKTIVF
- a CDS encoding BCCT family transporter, coding for MNRDIWKNPVFTISSAVIFVLVILGATIPAKFDSVAKSLFSITTVNFGWFYLLAVFIIIIFLIGLAISKYGTIRLGGDDERPEFPFFTWIAMLFSAGFGVGLVFWGVAEPMSHFFASPLPGAEAQTEQAARIAMGYSFFHWGVSQWSVFAIVGLVMGFLQYRKKQNGLVSTALEPITGTNSSVKVGIDSFAVIATVMGIATSLGLGILQINGGLDAVFNTGTSFSVQLIIILVIFVAYMISSSTGLNKGIRYLSNLNLGIALILMAFVFIAGPTVFILETFTLAIGDYFTNFIQYSLRLQPYQQGTWVRDWTIFYWAWAIAWSPFVGAFVARVSRGRTIREFIVGVIVIPPAIACLWIAVFGGTALWNDLNKQTGIAEAVNADLTSALFQTYMHLPLTTILSVLSIILIFTFLVTSADSATYILASMTTNGSLLPPIFAKLVWGFLMSAIAGVLLFAGGLEALQTASLISALPFTVLLLLLIISISKLLKKEPIPIRKADLRRFERLQKASKKKEDK